The Xanthomonas fragariae genome has a segment encoding these proteins:
- the mtnA gene encoding S-methyl-5-thioribose-1-phosphate isomerase: MNDSVHIDYARYDHIRPLLWTGDALELLDQRKLPFVVEHVHCQSSDAVAEAIHSLVVRGAPAIGIAAGWGVVLAARDIDASDGNAALQKLEPALLRLNAARPTAVNLAWALMRMRRVLGAAGADWREVIARQAHAIADEDLAANRRMGALGADLIAPGSGVLTHCNTGSLATAGFGTALGVIRAGMAQQRIAKVFAGETRPWLQGARLTVWELQQDGIDATLIADSAASHLMKTGAVQWVIVGADRICANGDTANKIGTYQLAIAARHHGVKFMVVAPSSTVDMATASGDQIEIEQRDPGELFGVGGVRTVADGIHAWNPVFDVAPGSLIDAIVTERGVIEQPNLTRMQAAFGA, encoded by the coding sequence ATGAACGACAGCGTCCACATCGATTACGCCCGCTACGACCATATTCGCCCACTGCTGTGGACCGGCGACGCCCTGGAATTGCTCGACCAACGCAAGCTGCCCTTCGTAGTGGAGCATGTGCACTGCCAGAGCAGCGACGCGGTAGCCGAGGCCATCCATTCGTTGGTCGTGCGCGGCGCGCCGGCGATCGGCATTGCGGCCGGGTGGGGTGTGGTGCTGGCGGCGCGCGACATCGACGCCAGCGACGGCAATGCAGCCTTGCAGAAGCTCGAGCCGGCGTTGCTGCGGCTCAATGCCGCGCGTCCGACCGCAGTCAATCTGGCTTGGGCGCTGATGCGCATGCGTCGTGTGCTAGGGGCAGCCGGTGCCGATTGGCGCGAGGTCATCGCACGCCAGGCGCACGCCATCGCGGACGAAGATCTGGCCGCCAATCGCCGTATGGGCGCGCTCGGTGCCGATCTGATCGCGCCGGGCAGCGGCGTGCTGACCCATTGCAATACCGGCTCGCTGGCCACCGCCGGCTTCGGCACCGCGCTAGGCGTCATCCGCGCCGGCATGGCGCAGCAGCGCATCGCCAAGGTATTTGCCGGCGAAACCCGCCCGTGGTTGCAGGGCGCGCGGCTGACTGTGTGGGAGCTGCAGCAGGACGGCATCGACGCCACCCTGATCGCAGATTCGGCCGCTTCGCACCTGATGAAAACCGGTGCGGTGCAGTGGGTGATCGTCGGCGCCGACCGCATCTGCGCCAATGGCGATACCGCCAACAAGATCGGCACCTACCAGCTGGCGATCGCTGCGCGTCACCATGGCGTCAAGTTCATGGTGGTGGCGCCGTCGTCGACGGTGGACATGGCAACAGCCAGCGGCGACCAGATCGAGATCGAACAGCGCGATCCGGGCGAATTGTTCGGCGTCGGCGGGGTCAGAACGGTCGCCGACGGCATCCACGCCTGGAACCCGGTGTTCGACGTCGCCCCCGGCAGTTTGATCGATGCGATCGTTACCGAACGTGGCGTGATCGAGCAGCCGAACCTAACGCGGATGCAGGCTGCCTTCGGCGCCTGA
- the hutG gene encoding N-formylglutamate deformylase: protein MSPLPDWLELHRGNAPLIINFPHTGTELPEEVADRFVSPWLARRDADWWVHQLYDFAQSLGATTLRTAISRSVIDVNRDPSGASLYPGQNTTGLCPLTTFDNQPLYANGAAPDQAQIELRRTRWFDPYHAALAEEIARLRKQHAQVVVYDAHSIRSFIPHLFDGELPQFNIGSNDDRSCDPALVDAVEKLCRSSGASTVRNGRFKGGWITRHYAQPEHGVHTLQMELACRGYMQEPDTITPENWPTPWQPAHAAALRAVLRHVLLACLQFANATDHSPTTTQRAATR from the coding sequence ATGAGCCCCCTGCCCGACTGGCTTGAACTGCACCGCGGCAATGCGCCGCTGATCATCAATTTCCCGCATACCGGCACCGAACTGCCGGAAGAGGTTGCCGATCGATTCGTATCGCCATGGCTGGCGCGTCGCGATGCCGATTGGTGGGTGCATCAGCTCTACGATTTCGCGCAGTCGCTGGGCGCCACCACGCTGCGCACCGCAATTTCGCGCTCGGTGATCGACGTCAACCGCGACCCCAGTGGCGCATCGCTTTATCCGGGCCAGAACACCACCGGCCTGTGCCCGCTGACCACCTTCGACAATCAGCCGTTGTACGCCAATGGCGCCGCACCGGATCAGGCGCAGATCGAGTTGCGCCGCACGCGCTGGTTCGACCCGTATCACGCTGCGCTTGCCGAGGAAATTGCGCGCTTGCGCAAGCAGCACGCGCAGGTCGTGGTCTACGACGCGCATTCGATCCGCTCGTTCATCCCGCATCTGTTCGATGGCGAGCTGCCGCAGTTCAACATCGGCAGCAACGACGACCGCAGTTGCGACCCGGCCTTAGTCGATGCGGTGGAGAAGCTGTGCCGCAGCAGCGGGGCCAGCACGGTGCGCAACGGGCGCTTCAAGGGCGGCTGGATCACCCGCCACTACGCGCAGCCCGAGCACGGCGTGCACACCCTGCAGATGGAGCTCGCCTGCCGCGGTTACATGCAGGAGCCGGACACCATCACGCCAGAGAACTGGCCAACGCCGTGGCAGCCCGCGCATGCCGCAGCGTTGCGCGCGGTGCTGCGTCACGTGCTGCTGGCCTGCCTGCAATTCGCTAACGCAACAGATCACTCACCCACCACCACGCAGCGCGCGGCGACCCGTTGA
- the hutU gene encoding urocanate hydratase, translating to MTRHDATRVIRAATGTMLTAKSWLTEAPLRMLMNNLDPDVAERPQELVVYGGIGRAARDWESFDAIVATLTRLDDDQTLLVQSGKPVGVFRTHTDAPRVLIANSNLVPRWATWDHFNELDRKGLAMYGQMTAGSWIYIGAQGIVQGTYETFVEMGRQHYRGDLSGRWLFTGGLGGMGGAQPLAAVMAGASCLAVECRRSSIDMRLRTGYLDTWTDSLDESLRLIEESCANKTPRSIGLLGNVADVLEELLKRGIKPDLLTDQTSAHDPINGYLPQGWSVAQWDQKRVSAPKDVEHAARASMTRHIQSMLGFHALGVPTVDYGNNLRQMALEAGIDNAFDFPGFVPAYIRPLFCRGIGPFRWVALSGDPADIAKTDAKVKELIPDDAHLHRWLDMAAEKIAFQGLPARICWVGLGDRHRLGLAFNAMVRSGELKAPVVIGRDHLDSGSVASPNRETESMADGSDAVSDWPLLNALLNTASGATWVSLHHGGGVGMGFSQHAGMAIVCDGSDAADKRLERVLWNDPATGVMRHADASYEIATECAKEKGLDLPGILGEPMPVIEALSRNRHPSTSW from the coding sequence ATGACCCGTCACGATGCAACCCGCGTCATCCGCGCCGCCACCGGCACCATGCTCACCGCCAAGAGCTGGCTCACCGAAGCGCCGCTGCGCATGCTGATGAACAACCTCGACCCGGACGTGGCCGAGCGCCCGCAGGAACTGGTGGTCTACGGCGGCATCGGCCGCGCCGCGCGCGATTGGGAGTCCTTCGATGCGATCGTCGCCACGCTCACGCGTCTAGATGACGACCAGACCTTGCTGGTGCAGTCCGGCAAGCCGGTTGGCGTGTTTCGCACCCACACCGATGCGCCACGCGTGCTGATCGCCAATTCCAATCTGGTTCCGCGCTGGGCCACCTGGGACCACTTCAACGAACTCGATCGAAAGGGTCTGGCGATGTACGGCCAGATGACCGCCGGCAGTTGGATTTACATCGGCGCCCAAGGCATCGTGCAAGGCACTTACGAAACGTTCGTGGAAATGGGGCGCCAACATTACCGCGGCGATCTGTCGGGGCGTTGGTTGTTCACCGGCGGCCTCGGGGGCATGGGCGGGGCGCAACCGCTGGCCGCAGTGATGGCTGGCGCCTCATGCCTGGCGGTGGAATGCCGCCGTTCCAGCATAGACATGCGCCTGCGCACCGGTTACCTGGACACCTGGACCGATTCGCTGGACGAATCGCTGCGCTTGATCGAAGAATCCTGCGCGAACAAAACGCCGCGCTCGATCGGCCTGCTCGGCAACGTCGCCGACGTGCTCGAAGAGCTGCTCAAGCGCGGCATCAAACCGGATTTGCTGACCGACCAGACCTCCGCACACGACCCGATCAACGGCTACTTGCCACAGGGTTGGAGCGTTGCGCAGTGGGACCAGAAGCGTGTCAGCGCGCCGAAGGACGTCGAACACGCTGCACGCGCATCGATGACCAGGCACATCCAAAGCATGCTCGGCTTCCACGCGCTCGGCGTACCCACCGTGGACTACGGCAATAATCTGCGCCAGATGGCATTGGAAGCCGGCATCGATAACGCATTCGACTTTCCCGGCTTTGTGCCGGCCTACATCCGTCCGTTGTTTTGTCGCGGCATCGGACCGTTCCGCTGGGTCGCGCTCAGTGGCGATCCGGCCGACATCGCCAAGACCGATGCCAAGGTCAAGGAGCTGATCCCAGACGATGCGCATTTGCACCGCTGGCTCGACATGGCGGCCGAAAAGATCGCATTCCAGGGGCTGCCCGCACGTATCTGCTGGGTCGGTCTGGGCGACCGGCACCGGCTCGGCCTGGCATTCAACGCGATGGTACGCAGCGGCGAGTTGAAAGCGCCGGTGGTGATCGGTCGCGATCATCTGGATTCGGGCAGCGTGGCCTCGCCCAATCGCGAAACCGAATCGATGGCCGACGGCTCCGATGCCGTCTCCGACTGGCCACTGCTCAACGCACTGCTCAACACCGCAAGCGGCGCCACCTGGGTGTCGCTGCATCACGGCGGTGGCGTCGGCATGGGCTTTTCGCAACATGCCGGCATGGCCATCGTCTGCGACGGCAGCGACGCCGCCGACAAGCGCCTCGAACGCGTGCTCTGGAACGACCCGGCCACCGGCGTGATGCGGCATGCCGATGCCAGCTATGAGATCGCCACCGAGTGCGCTAAGGAGAAGGGCTTGGACTTGCCTGGAATTCTTGGCGAGCCGATGCCTGTTATAGAGGCCCTATCGCGCAATCGACATCCCAGCACTTCATGGTGA
- the hutH gene encoding histidine ammonia-lyase has translation MPVSVVLQPGQVTLAQWRALYRGGAVALDDACAAAVLRSAQTVEAIVARGEPVYGVNTGFGKLAGVRIEREDLQTLQRNIVLSHAAGVGEPIAVPVVRLMMALKLTSLAQGASGVQPDTLALLDAMLRLGITPVVPCQGSVGASGDLAPLSHLAAVMIGVGEALVGGQRLPAADALAQAQLQPRVLRAKEGLALLNGTQFSTACALAGLFEIETVLQAALVTGALSVEAAKGSDTPFDARIHALRGQPGQIATATALRALMADSAIRESHRLGDVRVQDPYCLRCQPQVMGAALDIMRQAARTLEIEANGVSDNPLVFSDTGEALSGGNFHAEPVAMAADMLAMAVCEIGSISERRTAMLVDPALSGLPAFLTPRPGLNSGFMIAQVTAAALVSENKQRAYPASVDSIPTSANQEDHVSMAAHGARRLLAMAENAAHVIGIELLAAVQGCDFHAPLRSSTALEAARTLLRAQVPTLQDDRYFHPDILAASAVVRSGALAQAVAIALPGMEQEA, from the coding sequence ATGCCTGTTTCTGTTGTATTGCAGCCCGGCCAGGTCACTCTGGCGCAGTGGCGTGCACTCTATCGCGGCGGCGCCGTCGCACTCGACGACGCTTGCGCGGCCGCCGTACTGCGCAGTGCGCAGACGGTGGAAGCGATCGTCGCACGTGGCGAGCCGGTCTACGGCGTCAATACCGGCTTCGGCAAGTTGGCCGGCGTGCGCATCGAGCGCGAAGATCTGCAAACCCTGCAGCGCAATATCGTGCTCTCGCATGCGGCCGGCGTTGGTGAGCCCATAGCGGTGCCGGTGGTGCGCTTGATGATGGCGCTCAAGCTCACCAGCCTGGCGCAAGGTGCATCGGGTGTGCAGCCGGACACACTGGCGTTATTGGACGCGATGCTGCGCCTTGGCATCACGCCGGTGGTGCCCTGCCAGGGATCGGTCGGCGCGTCCGGCGATCTGGCGCCACTGTCGCATCTGGCCGCGGTAATGATCGGTGTTGGCGAAGCGCTCGTCGGCGGGCAACGTTTGCCGGCTGCCGACGCGCTCGCACAGGCGCAGCTGCAGCCGCGCGTGCTCCGAGCAAAAGAAGGCTTGGCGCTGCTCAACGGCACCCAGTTCTCCACCGCCTGCGCATTGGCCGGCTTGTTCGAGATCGAAACCGTCTTGCAGGCGGCACTGGTCACCGGCGCGTTGTCGGTGGAGGCGGCCAAGGGCTCGGATACACCGTTCGATGCACGTATCCATGCACTACGCGGACAACCGGGGCAGATCGCTACCGCTACGGCGTTGCGTGCCTTGATGGCCGATTCGGCGATCCGCGAATCGCATCGGCTCGGCGATGTGCGCGTGCAGGATCCGTACTGTCTGCGCTGCCAGCCGCAGGTGATGGGCGCCGCGCTGGATATCATGCGTCAGGCAGCACGTACCCTGGAGATCGAAGCCAATGGCGTGTCCGATAATCCCTTGGTGTTCAGCGATACCGGCGAGGCGTTGTCTGGCGGCAACTTCCACGCCGAACCGGTGGCAATGGCGGCCGACATGTTGGCGATGGCGGTCTGCGAAATCGGCTCGATCAGCGAACGCCGCACTGCGATGCTGGTCGATCCCGCGTTGTCGGGCCTGCCGGCGTTTCTTACGCCACGTCCGGGCTTGAACTCCGGCTTCATGATCGCGCAGGTCACCGCCGCGGCCTTGGTATCGGAGAACAAACAGCGCGCGTACCCGGCCAGTGTCGATTCGATTCCGACCTCGGCCAATCAGGAAGATCACGTATCGATGGCTGCGCACGGCGCGCGACGCTTACTGGCAATGGCCGAAAACGCCGCGCACGTCATCGGCATCGAACTGCTCGCTGCAGTGCAAGGCTGTGATTTCCACGCGCCGCTACGCTCCAGCACCGCGCTGGAAGCCGCACGCACACTGTTGCGTGCGCAGGTGCCGACGCTGCAGGACGACCGCTATTTCCATCCGGACATATTGGCCGCCAGTGCAGTGGTGCGTTCGGGTGCGCTGGCGCAGGCGGTGGCGATTGCATTACCGGGTATGGAGCAGGAGGCATGA
- the hutI gene encoding imidazolonepropionase, which translates to MHCDVLWHNAQLMTLDAADGGLGSVDAGVIACQDGRIVYAGPAGQAPTLQPDTAHDCQRRWISPGLIDCHTHLVYAGNRANEFEQRLRGASYAEIAAAGGGIVSTVRATRASDEAALLAASLPRLDTMLAEGVTTLEIKSGYGLTLDDEIKQLRVARQLAALRKVEVVPTFLGAHAVPPGSDAQTYIDTVCTQMIPAIAAQGLAEAVDVFCEHLAFSPAQAEQVFVAAQAHGLNIKIHAEQLSNQHGAALAARYGALSADHVEYLDQAGIAAMARAGTVAVLLPGAFYFTRGTQVPPIAALRAAGVPLALATDCNPGTSPLTSPLLAMNMAATLFRMTVDECIAGFTREAARALGRSERLGRLRAGMDCDLAIWDIDAPADLVYRMGLNPLHARVWRGHLC; encoded by the coding sequence ATGCATTGCGACGTTCTTTGGCACAACGCGCAACTGATGACCCTGGACGCCGCCGATGGTGGCCTGGGCAGCGTGGACGCTGGCGTAATCGCCTGCCAGGACGGTCGCATCGTTTACGCCGGACCGGCCGGACAGGCGCCAACGCTACAGCCAGACACCGCGCACGATTGCCAACGCCGCTGGATCAGCCCCGGCCTGATCGATTGCCACACCCATCTGGTATACGCCGGCAATCGCGCTAACGAATTCGAGCAGCGTCTGCGCGGTGCCAGTTACGCCGAGATTGCAGCGGCCGGCGGCGGTATCGTGTCTACGGTGCGCGCGACCCGCGCCTCCGACGAGGCGGCTTTACTCGCAGCTAGCCTGCCCCGCCTGGACACCATGCTTGCCGAAGGCGTCACCACGCTGGAAATCAAATCCGGCTACGGGCTGACGCTGGATGACGAAATCAAGCAATTGCGCGTGGCCCGCCAACTCGCCGCGCTGCGCAAGGTCGAAGTGGTGCCGACCTTTCTCGGCGCCCATGCGGTGCCACCGGGCAGCGATGCGCAGACCTATATCGATACCGTCTGCACGCAGATGATTCCGGCGATCGCCGCACAAGGTCTTGCCGAGGCGGTGGATGTGTTCTGCGAGCATCTGGCATTCTCGCCCGCGCAAGCCGAACAAGTCTTCGTTGCTGCACAAGCGCACGGGTTGAACATCAAGATCCACGCCGAACAACTGAGCAATCAGCACGGTGCAGCACTGGCCGCACGCTACGGCGCGTTGTCGGCCGACCATGTCGAATATCTGGACCAGGCCGGCATCGCTGCGATGGCTCGTGCCGGCACGGTGGCAGTGCTGCTGCCGGGCGCATTCTATTTCACCCGCGGCACCCAGGTGCCGCCGATCGCCGCGTTGCGCGCTGCCGGGGTGCCGCTGGCCTTGGCCACCGACTGCAATCCAGGCACCTCGCCGCTGACCAGCCCGCTGCTGGCGATGAACATGGCCGCCACGTTGTTCCGTATGACCGTGGACGAGTGCATCGCCGGCTTTACGCGCGAAGCCGCACGTGCGCTCGGACGCAGCGAGCGCCTGGGCCGGCTGCGTGCCGGCATGGATTGCGACCTGGCGATCTGGGACATCGATGCGCCGGCCGATCTGGTCTACCGCATGGGCTTGAACCCTCTTCATGCCCGCGTCTGGCGCGGGCATCTGTGCTGA
- a CDS encoding formimidoylglutamate deiminase — MADQQTHTQVIWAARALLPEGWASDVRIALAQGRIAAVQPDTPTAATDVRSEVLLPGLCNLHSHAFQRGMAGLAEVGGRSGDSFWSWRELMYRFVDRLDPDSLQAIAEQAYVEMLESGFTRVGEFHYLHHSASGAAYAHAGEMSERIVAAATNTGIGLTLLPVFYAHSDFGGVAPSSAQRRLIHDIDGFARLLDDCTHSLKALPDAVLGLAPHSLRAVTPEQLAALVPLTIGPIHIHIAEQQREVDACIAWSGQRPVQWLLANAPVDARWCLVHATHVDARELQAIVDSDAVVGLCPITEANLGDGLFPMQAFAVAGGRFGVGSDSNVLIDAAEELRLLEYGQRLKQQARNLLAQGDVSSGRWLFDQAGNGAAQALGIAQCGIGAGAAADLIELDLIHPALLARSDDALLDSWLFAARGSAVRNVWRGGKRVVRDGQHVDRARIAARFAGVLQSLLSK, encoded by the coding sequence GTGGCGGACCAGCAAACGCACACGCAGGTGATATGGGCAGCCCGGGCGCTGTTGCCGGAGGGCTGGGCCAGCGATGTACGCATCGCGCTGGCGCAAGGGCGTATCGCCGCAGTGCAGCCCGACACGCCAACTGCTGCCACCGATGTGCGCAGCGAGGTACTGCTGCCGGGCTTGTGCAACCTGCACAGCCATGCGTTTCAGCGCGGCATGGCTGGCCTGGCCGAAGTAGGCGGGCGCAGCGGCGACAGTTTCTGGAGTTGGCGCGAGTTGATGTATCGCTTCGTCGACCGGCTCGACCCGGACAGCCTGCAAGCGATCGCCGAGCAGGCCTATGTGGAAATGCTCGAAAGCGGCTTTACCCGCGTCGGCGAATTCCATTATCTGCACCACAGCGCCAGCGGCGCGGCGTATGCGCACGCTGGCGAAATGTCAGAGCGCATCGTTGCCGCCGCTACCAATACCGGCATCGGGCTGACCTTGCTGCCGGTGTTCTACGCACATTCGGATTTCGGTGGCGTTGCACCCAGCTCAGCGCAGCGTCGTTTGATCCACGACATCGACGGTTTCGCACGTTTGCTCGACGACTGCACGCACAGCCTCAAAGCGCTGCCGGACGCGGTGCTCGGGCTCGCTCCACACAGCCTGCGCGCGGTCACGCCTGAGCAATTGGCCGCACTGGTGCCGCTCACCATCGGCCCGATCCACATCCACATCGCCGAACAGCAGCGCGAGGTCGACGCCTGCATCGCATGGTCTGGTCAGCGTCCGGTGCAGTGGCTGCTGGCGAACGCACCAGTGGATGCGCGCTGGTGTCTGGTGCACGCCACGCATGTGGATGCACGCGAGCTGCAGGCGATTGTCGATAGCGATGCGGTGGTCGGGCTGTGCCCGATCACCGAGGCGAATCTGGGCGACGGGCTGTTTCCGATGCAGGCGTTTGCTGTTGCGGGTGGGCGATTCGGCGTGGGCTCGGATTCGAATGTGCTGATCGATGCGGCCGAAGAACTGCGCTTGCTCGAATACGGCCAGCGTTTGAAGCAGCAGGCCCGTAATCTGCTGGCGCAAGGTGACGTTTCCAGTGGGCGTTGGCTGTTCGACCAGGCGGGTAATGGTGCAGCACAGGCGCTGGGCATTGCGCAATGTGGAATCGGCGCAGGCGCAGCGGCCGATCTGATCGAATTAGACCTCATCCATCCGGCATTGCTGGCACGCAGCGACGACGCACTGCTTGATAGCTGGTTGTTCGCCGCACGCGGCAGCGCCGTGCGCAATGTCTGGCGCGGTGGGAAGCGGGTGGTACGCGATGGGCAACATGTCGATCGCGCGCGTATTGCCGCGCGTTTTGCCGGCGTACTGCAATCGTTGCTGAGCAAATAA
- the gyrA gene encoding DNA gyrase subunit A gives MAETAKEIIQVNLEDEMRKSYLDYAMSVIVGRALPDARDGLKPVHRRVLFAMHELGAHSNKAYFKSARIVGDVIGKYHPHGDQSVYDTLVRMAQPFSLRYMMVDGQGNFGSVDGDSAAAMRYTESRMSRLAHELMADIDKETVDFQPNYDEKELEPTVMPTRFPSLLVNGSAGIAVGMATNIPPHNLTEAINACIALIDTPELDVEGLMEYIPGPDFPTAGIVNGTAGIAAGYRTGRGRVRIRAKADVEVADNGREAIVVTEIPYQVNKARLIEKIAELVKEKKLEGISELRDESDKDGMRIYIEIKRGESAEVVLNNLYQQTQMESVFGINMVALIDGRPQLMNLKQMLEAFIRHRREVVTRRTIYELRKARARAHVLEGLTVALANIDEMIELIKTSSNPQEARERMLAKTWEPGLVGALLGAAGAEASKPEDLPPGVGLINGFYQLSEVQALQILEMRLHRLTGLEQEKLTDEYKQLLGVIEGLIRILENPDVLLRVIRDELINIREEYGDARRTEIRHSEEDLDILDLIAPEDVVVTLSHAGYAKRQPVSAYRAQRRGGRGRSAAATKEEDFIDQLWLVNTHDTLLTFTSSGKVFWLPVHQLPEAGSNARGRPIVNWIPLESGERVQAVLPVREYADNRYVFFATRNGTVKKTPLSEFAFRLARGKIAIHLDQGDALVGVALTDGDRDVLLFASNGKTVRFGESTVRSMGRTATGVRGIRLTKGEEVVSLIVSERAGGVEEEIEADDVDDVVETTDGAEAAVIEVADDGNVAYILTATENGYGKRTPLTEYPRKGRGTQGVIGIQTTERNGKLVRAVLLGATDEVLLISDGGTLVRTRGSEISRVGRNTQGVTLIRLSKGEKLQAVERLDASLDEVEDVAAVASDTPPTDA, from the coding sequence ATGGCAGAAACCGCCAAGGAAATCATCCAGGTCAATCTGGAAGACGAGATGCGCAAGAGCTATCTCGATTACGCGATGAGCGTGATCGTTGGCCGCGCACTCCCCGATGCCCGTGATGGCCTCAAGCCGGTGCATCGCCGCGTACTGTTCGCGATGCACGAGTTGGGCGCCCACAGCAACAAGGCCTACTTCAAGTCGGCGCGTATCGTCGGCGACGTCATCGGTAAATACCATCCGCACGGCGACCAGTCGGTGTACGACACGCTGGTGCGCATGGCGCAGCCGTTCTCTCTGCGCTACATGATGGTCGATGGCCAGGGTAACTTCGGTTCGGTCGACGGTGACTCCGCCGCGGCGATGCGTTACACCGAGTCGCGCATGTCGCGGTTGGCGCATGAGCTGATGGCCGACATCGACAAGGAGACCGTCGATTTCCAGCCCAATTACGATGAGAAGGAACTGGAACCGACGGTCATGCCGACCCGGTTCCCGAGCCTGTTGGTCAACGGGTCGGCCGGTATTGCGGTGGGTATGGCCACCAATATTCCGCCGCACAATCTGACCGAAGCGATCAACGCATGCATCGCGTTGATCGACACGCCAGAGTTGGATGTCGAAGGCTTGATGGAGTACATCCCCGGCCCGGATTTCCCCACCGCCGGCATCGTCAATGGTACTGCCGGCATCGCTGCCGGTTACCGCACCGGCCGTGGTCGGGTGCGCATCCGTGCCAAGGCCGATGTGGAAGTGGCCGACAACGGTCGCGAGGCGATCGTTGTTACCGAGATCCCGTATCAGGTCAACAAGGCGCGGCTGATCGAAAAGATCGCCGAGCTGGTGAAGGAAAAGAAGCTCGAAGGCATCAGTGAGCTGCGCGATGAGTCCGACAAGGACGGTATGCGCATCTACATTGAAATCAAGCGGGGCGAGTCTGCCGAGGTTGTGCTCAACAACCTGTATCAGCAGACCCAGATGGAGTCGGTGTTCGGCATCAATATGGTGGCGCTGATCGATGGCCGCCCGCAGTTGATGAACCTCAAGCAGATGCTGGAGGCGTTCATCCGCCATCGGCGCGAGGTGGTCACCCGTCGCACCATTTACGAGTTGCGCAAGGCGCGTGCGCGTGCGCATGTGTTGGAAGGTTTGACCGTCGCGCTGGCCAACATCGACGAGATGATCGAGTTGATCAAGACCTCTTCCAACCCGCAGGAAGCCCGCGAGCGCATGCTGGCCAAGACCTGGGAACCGGGTCTTGTCGGTGCGCTGTTGGGTGCGGCCGGTGCCGAAGCGTCCAAGCCGGAAGATCTGCCGCCGGGTGTGGGCCTGATCAATGGTTTCTATCAGCTCAGTGAAGTGCAGGCCTTGCAGATCCTGGAAATGCGCCTGCATCGCCTCACCGGGTTGGAACAGGAAAAGCTGACCGACGAATACAAGCAATTACTCGGGGTTATCGAAGGACTGATCCGCATCCTGGAAAACCCCGACGTGCTGCTGCGGGTGATCCGCGATGAGTTGATCAATATCCGCGAAGAGTATGGCGATGCGCGTCGCACCGAAATTCGTCACAGCGAAGAAGATCTGGATATTCTCGATCTGATCGCGCCGGAAGACGTTGTGGTGACGCTCTCGCACGCCGGTTATGCCAAGCGTCAGCCGGTGAGTGCGTATCGCGCGCAGCGCCGTGGTGGCCGTGGCCGTTCTGCCGCAGCGACTAAGGAAGAAGATTTCATCGATCAGCTGTGGTTGGTCAACACGCATGACACGCTGTTGACCTTCACCAGCAGTGGCAAGGTGTTCTGGCTGCCGGTGCATCAGTTGCCGGAGGCCGGCTCCAACGCGCGCGGTCGCCCCATCGTCAACTGGATTCCGCTGGAATCGGGCGAGCGTGTGCAGGCCGTGCTGCCGGTGCGCGAATATGCCGACAACCGCTATGTGTTCTTTGCCACGCGCAACGGCACGGTCAAGAAGACCCCGCTGAGCGAATTCGCATTCCGTCTGGCACGTGGCAAGATCGCCATCCACCTCGATCAGGGCGATGCGTTGGTGGGTGTGGCGTTGACCGACGGCGATCGCGACGTGTTGTTGTTCGCCTCCAACGGCAAGACCGTGCGCTTTGGCGAATCTACCGTGCGTTCGATGGGCCGCACCGCCACCGGCGTGCGCGGCATTCGTCTGACCAAGGGCGAGGAGGTGGTCAGCCTGATCGTTTCCGAGCGTGCTGGCGGGGTCGAAGAAGAGATCGAAGCCGACGATGTCGATGACGTGGTCGAAACCACCGATGGCGCTGAAGCTGCGGTGATCGAGGTCGCTGATGACGGCAACGTGGCCTACATCTTGACCGCCACCGAGAACGGCTACGGCAAGCGCACCCCGCTGACCGAGTACCCGCGCAAGGGGCGTGGCACGCAGGGCGTGATCGGCATCCAGACCACCGAGCGCAACGGCAAGTTGGTGCGTGCGGTGCTGCTGGGCGCTACCGACGAAGTGTTGTTGATTTCCGACGGCGGCACGCTGGTGCGTACGCGCGGTTCGGAGATCTCGCGCGTGGGTCGTAATACGCAGGGCGTCACGCTGATCCGCTTGTCCAAGGGCGAAAAGTTGCAGGCAGTGGAACGCTTGGATGCATCGCTGGACGAAGTGGAAGATGTGGCAGCTGTTGCAAGCGACACGCCGCCTACAGACGCCTGA